From Saccharothrix espanaensis DSM 44229, the proteins below share one genomic window:
- a CDS encoding LuxR C-terminal-related transcriptional regulator, which yields MAGRLGNKAIATRLHISPRTVEKHVASLITKTAQPDRESLSAFAADLGPSDRP from the coding sequence ATGGCGGGCAGGCTGGGCAACAAGGCGATCGCGACCCGGCTGCACATCTCGCCGCGCACGGTGGAGAAACACGTGGCCAGCCTGATCACCAAGACCGCGCAGCCGGACCGGGAGTCGCTCAGCGCGTTCGCCGCCGACCTGGGACCCTCCGACCGGCCCTAG
- a CDS encoding peptidylprolyl isomerase, translating into MVVMGGVVGVGGVAQASEEPYRDPDVTRGPCAYTKTPDDPAARPVKLPPDPRRTPDRGRVEVLLKTNQGDIPLVLDRAQAPCTVQSFLHLVEKKFYDATTCHRLTAYPTLKVLQCGDPSGTGERGPGYKYKDELPTNLPPAPNDPTGERRIYPRGTLAMANAGPDTNGSQFFLVTADSTLRPNYTVFGKIKPEGLRTLDKVAASGIKPTPDNPAPVDGSPAKPVDIKRAKKDC; encoded by the coding sequence ATGGTGGTCATGGGCGGTGTCGTCGGCGTCGGCGGCGTGGCCCAGGCGTCCGAAGAGCCGTACCGCGACCCCGACGTGACGCGGGGTCCGTGCGCGTACACCAAGACCCCGGACGACCCGGCGGCGCGGCCGGTGAAGCTCCCGCCGGACCCGAGGCGCACGCCGGACCGGGGCCGGGTCGAGGTGCTGCTCAAGACCAACCAGGGCGACATCCCCCTGGTGCTCGACCGCGCGCAGGCCCCGTGCACCGTCCAGAGCTTCCTGCACCTGGTGGAGAAGAAGTTCTACGACGCGACCACGTGCCACCGGCTGACCGCGTACCCGACGCTCAAGGTGCTGCAGTGCGGCGACCCGAGCGGGACCGGCGAGCGCGGCCCCGGCTACAAGTACAAGGACGAGCTGCCGACGAACCTGCCGCCCGCGCCGAACGACCCGACCGGCGAGCGGCGGATCTACCCGCGCGGCACGCTGGCGATGGCCAACGCGGGCCCGGACACCAACGGCAGCCAGTTCTTCCTGGTGACCGCGGACAGCACGCTGCGGCCGAACTACACGGTCTTCGGCAAGATCAAGCCGGAGGGCCTGCGCACCCTGGACAAGGTCGCCGCGTCGGGCATCAAGCCCACCCCGGACAACCCGGCCCCGGTCGACGGCAGCCCGGCCAAGCCGGTGGACATCAAGCGCGCCAAGAAGGACTGCTGA
- a CDS encoding GNAT family N-acetyltransferase encodes MTDLASPDPLDDGVVRVRPWRDTDLSCVEQASRDPRIPQGTTVPARYTLEAGLAYIARQHARRTSGEGVSMAIAEQHTDQAVGHVNLMLRPQDGVAGIGYWIVPAARRRGIASRAIALTTAWGLNVGGFARVEAWVEPDNHGSRRVLEINGYLLEGRLRSFLTFGTRRADVLVYSRLATDAAR; translated from the coding sequence GTGACCGATCTGGCTTCTCCGGACCCGCTCGACGATGGCGTCGTCCGCGTGCGCCCGTGGCGCGACACGGACCTGTCGTGCGTCGAGCAGGCATCCCGGGACCCCCGAATCCCGCAGGGCACCACCGTTCCCGCGCGCTACACCCTCGAGGCGGGCCTGGCCTACATCGCCCGTCAGCACGCGCGGCGCACGTCGGGGGAAGGCGTGTCGATGGCGATCGCCGAGCAGCACACCGACCAGGCGGTGGGGCACGTCAACCTGATGCTGCGCCCGCAGGACGGCGTCGCCGGGATCGGCTACTGGATCGTCCCCGCCGCCCGCCGCCGGGGGATCGCCTCCCGCGCGATCGCGCTGACGACCGCCTGGGGCCTGAACGTCGGCGGCTTCGCGCGCGTCGAGGCGTGGGTGGAGCCGGACAACCACGGGTCGCGACGAGTGCTGGAGATCAACGGCTACCTGCTGGAGGGGAGGCTGCGCAGCTTCCTCACCTTCGGCACCCGCCGCGCCGACGTGCTCGTCTACTCCCGCCTCGCCACGGACGCGGCGCGCTGA
- a CDS encoding MOSC domain-containing protein, protein MPHVLSVNIGARADFEPAVIGHTGHDKRPVSGAVRISAPAGPGSGLAGDHISDGRSHGGPDQAVYAYSREDLDTWSAELGRDLAPGIFGENLTTVGVDPTNAVVGERWRIGGTLLQVTDPRIPCRTFVGVMDVQGWMKLFTERALCGTYFRVLEPGSVTAGDEIVLVDRPDHDVTVQLVFRALTLEPELLPRLLAVAPHLTEKTRAKVRRRLGAAV, encoded by the coding sequence ATGCCCCACGTGCTTTCGGTGAACATCGGCGCGCGCGCCGACTTCGAGCCCGCGGTGATCGGCCACACCGGTCACGACAAGCGGCCGGTGTCCGGCGCGGTCCGGATCAGCGCCCCGGCCGGCCCCGGGAGCGGCCTGGCCGGCGACCACATCTCCGACGGGCGCAGCCACGGCGGACCGGACCAGGCGGTGTACGCCTACTCCCGCGAGGACCTCGACACCTGGTCCGCGGAACTCGGCCGCGACCTCGCACCGGGCATCTTCGGCGAGAACCTGACCACGGTGGGCGTCGACCCGACCAACGCCGTGGTGGGCGAGCGCTGGCGGATCGGCGGCACGCTGCTCCAGGTGACCGACCCGCGCATCCCGTGCCGCACCTTCGTGGGCGTGATGGACGTACAGGGCTGGATGAAGCTGTTCACCGAACGCGCGCTGTGCGGCACGTACTTCCGGGTGCTGGAGCCGGGTTCGGTGACGGCCGGTGACGAGATCGTGCTGGTCGACCGGCCGGACCACGACGTGACGGTCCAGCTCGTGTTCCGGGCGCTGACCCTGGAGCCGGAGCTGCTCCCCCGGTTGCTCGCGGTCGCCCCGCACCTGACCGAGAAGACCCGGGCGAAGGTGCGCCGCCGGCTGGGCGCCGCGGTCTGA
- a CDS encoding aldo/keto reductase — MSETFSLGGDLTVNRLGYGAMRLTGEGIWGPPADRDNALAVLRRAVELGIDFIDTADSYGPHVNEELIREALHPYADNLVVATKAGLVRTGPNEWHTLGKPFYLRQALETSLRRLGVERIDLFQLHRIDPEVPLEDQVGELKKLRDEGKIRHIGLSEVDVSQLAAAREVVPIASVQNLYNLANRRHEAVLDYATEHNIAFIPWFPVATGELARPGGVLDTAAKDHGATPAQLALAWLLRRSPVVLPIPGTSSVAHLEENTAARSIELTDEQFEKLSALG; from the coding sequence GTGTCCGAGACCTTTTCGCTGGGCGGGGACCTGACGGTCAACCGGCTCGGCTACGGCGCGATGCGGCTGACCGGCGAGGGCATCTGGGGCCCGCCGGCCGACCGGGACAACGCGCTCGCCGTGCTGCGGCGGGCCGTCGAACTCGGGATCGACTTCATCGACACGGCCGACTCGTACGGGCCGCACGTCAACGAGGAGCTCATCCGGGAGGCGCTGCACCCCTACGCCGACAACCTGGTCGTCGCGACCAAGGCGGGCCTGGTCCGCACCGGCCCCAACGAGTGGCACACGCTGGGCAAGCCGTTCTACCTGCGGCAGGCGCTGGAGACCAGCCTGCGCCGGCTCGGCGTCGAGCGGATCGACCTGTTCCAGCTGCACCGGATCGACCCCGAGGTGCCGCTGGAGGACCAGGTCGGCGAGCTCAAGAAGCTCCGCGACGAGGGCAAGATCCGGCACATCGGACTGTCCGAAGTGGACGTCTCGCAGCTCGCGGCGGCCCGGGAGGTCGTGCCGATCGCCAGCGTGCAGAACCTGTACAACCTGGCCAACCGGCGGCACGAGGCGGTGCTCGACTACGCGACCGAGCACAACATCGCGTTCATCCCGTGGTTCCCGGTCGCCACCGGCGAACTGGCCCGCCCCGGCGGCGTGCTGGACACCGCCGCCAAGGACCACGGCGCCACGCCCGCGCAGCTCGCGCTGGCCTGGCTGCTGCGCCGCTCGCCGGTCGTGCTGCCGATCCCGGGCACGTCGTCGGTCGCGCACCTGGAGGAGAACACCGCGGCCCGCTCGATCGAGCTGACCGACGAGCAGTTCGAGAAGCTGTCCGCGCTCGGCTGA